The following are encoded in a window of Oncorhynchus masou masou isolate Uvic2021 chromosome 17, UVic_Omas_1.1, whole genome shotgun sequence genomic DNA:
- the LOC135559070 gene encoding NADH dehydrogenase [ubiquinone] 1 alpha subcomplex subunit 13-like has translation MAASKVKQDMPPPGGYGPVDYKRNLPKRGLSGYSMLTIGVGVMCFGYWRLFKWNRERRRLQIEELEARIALLPLLQAEQDRRQLRMLRENLEEEAVVMKGVPGWKVGENVFHTDRWVAPLTEELFNLRPREELLHKRFGFLWYV, from the exons ATGGCGGCGTCCAAGGTGAAGCAGGACATGCCTCCTCCTGGAGGTTATGGCCCTGTCGACTATAAGAGAAATCTCCCGAAACGGGGACTTTCTG GGTATAGCATGCTCACCATTGGAGTTGGTGTCATGTGTTTCGGTTATTGGAGACTCTTCAaatggaacagggagaggag GCGGTTGCAGATTGAGGAGCTGGAAGCGAGGATAGCTCTTCTGCCTTTGCTGCAAGCAGAGCAGGACCggag GCAACTACGGATGCTGAGGGAGAATCTGGAGGAGGAAGCCGTTGTGATGAAAGGTGTCCCTGGCTGGAAG GTGGGCGAGAATGTCTTCCACACAGACCGCTGGGTGGCCCCCCTCACAGAGGAGCTGTTTAACCTTCGACCCCGTGAAGAGCTTCTCCACAAGCGCTTTGGCTTCCTGTGGTACGTGTAG